One stretch of Bosea vaviloviae DNA includes these proteins:
- a CDS encoding flagellar hook-length control protein FliK translates to MSNLETPTLPQGRAAANTTGKDAKARGGIGGREERGSAFRALLQSVTNTAPQGKLAPAEKGAEVAFAEPGEDGTAAGSDVSAAAAMLPQPEAATSPDAAARLLLGALQTPARDAQEPRKEPTKRDASLASLSSALAQAGRQAGADTAKGAARAPAGEQGPAMPSDDEPGPDMPGSTALSQLNDLIDDKAGATEAGKEDGQPAKPLSISITRQETYLPPVMRLSPFQQVVESIRQAAVELAASRAEAVPELGSDKPAEISAPTKILHIELRPVELGNITVKLRLSQGGMEIRLEASRAETAQMLANDKDALREVIKASGYSIDAVSVETVHIDAPASDRQAGQGNASDERSGGRNGDGRGFEQSRQGEHRQEPRQRGWVADIAPSKDESHDLDDARSKGRDPSRYL, encoded by the coding sequence ATGAGCAACCTCGAAACGCCGACCCTTCCTCAAGGCCGGGCCGCCGCGAATACGACCGGTAAGGATGCCAAGGCGCGAGGCGGGATCGGCGGGCGCGAGGAGCGCGGCTCCGCCTTTCGCGCCCTGCTCCAGAGCGTGACCAACACGGCGCCGCAGGGAAAGCTCGCTCCTGCCGAGAAGGGCGCGGAAGTGGCCTTCGCGGAACCCGGCGAGGATGGCACGGCAGCTGGGTCCGACGTGAGCGCTGCAGCGGCCATGCTCCCGCAGCCGGAAGCCGCGACCTCGCCGGACGCGGCGGCGCGGCTGCTGCTGGGCGCCCTGCAAACCCCTGCCCGCGACGCTCAGGAGCCGCGCAAGGAACCGACCAAGCGCGACGCCTCGCTCGCCTCCTTGAGCAGTGCGCTGGCGCAGGCTGGCCGCCAGGCCGGTGCCGACACCGCCAAGGGCGCCGCCCGAGCGCCCGCCGGAGAGCAGGGTCCCGCCATGCCGAGCGACGATGAGCCCGGCCCGGACATGCCCGGGTCGACGGCCTTGTCGCAGCTCAATGACCTGATCGACGACAAGGCCGGCGCCACTGAGGCCGGCAAGGAAGACGGCCAACCGGCAAAACCGCTCTCCATCAGCATCACGCGCCAGGAGACCTATCTGCCGCCGGTCATGCGGCTGTCGCCGTTCCAGCAAGTGGTCGAGTCGATCAGGCAGGCCGCCGTCGAACTGGCCGCCTCGCGCGCCGAGGCCGTGCCGGAGCTCGGATCGGACAAGCCGGCCGAAATCTCCGCGCCCACCAAGATCCTCCATATCGAATTGCGCCCGGTCGAGCTCGGCAACATCACCGTCAAGCTGCGGCTGTCGCAGGGCGGCATGGAGATCCGGCTCGAGGCCAGTCGCGCCGAGACGGCGCAGATGCTCGCCAATGACAAGGATGCATTGCGCGAGGTCATCAAGGCGAGCGGCTATTCGATCGACGCCGTCTCCGTGGAAACGGTCCATATCGATGCCCCGGCCTCGGACCGCCAGGCCGGACAGGGCAACGCCTCCGACGAGCGCTCGGGCGGGCGTAATGGAGACGGGCGCGGCTTCGAGCAATCCCGACAAGGCGAGCACCGGCAGGAACCGCGTCAGCGCGGCTGGGTTGCCGACATCGCCCCCAGCAAGGACGAATCCCATGACCTGGATGATGCCCGCAGCAAGGGCCGCGATCCCTCGCGCTATCTTTAG
- a CDS encoding MotB family protein, whose product MSKDQPDIIIVRRSAARVVDQPKTGVWKIAHADFMTAMMALFLVLWLVNSTNRETRSRVAQYFNPIRLSDTTADRKGVRNPQDADPGEAEHAIRHEGHEVGAAGSGSERRPSIPARDPRQGAAGFEDPYAVLAEVAASKVEARADKALPQPLAATGAPGAKGDEVPRDPFDPNFWRQALQGDPAVKPDSRAVATASPTTAPPAPQPVAMPIAPALRRTEPEAAPVLAQAKEAGAEQPGAVATSGAAALPMSPRSVARPEPALSVKPGAEQTPADTAVARAIAAAISGGKEDSQRRDSPQVDVRQTDEGLLISLTDDANFGMFAIGSADPHQETVKAMQRIASVLNKREGAIIIRGHTDGRLFRGRQNDNWRLSTARAHAAQDLLIQGGIDETRIEHVEGYASRKPRAADPNAAENRRIEILVREKRA is encoded by the coding sequence ATGAGCAAGGATCAGCCGGACATCATCATCGTCCGCCGCTCCGCGGCGAGGGTCGTGGACCAGCCTAAGACCGGCGTCTGGAAGATTGCCCATGCCGACTTCATGACGGCGATGATGGCGCTGTTCCTGGTGCTCTGGCTGGTGAATTCGACGAACCGCGAAACACGCTCGCGCGTCGCGCAATATTTCAACCCGATCCGGCTCTCGGACACGACCGCCGACCGCAAGGGCGTGCGCAATCCCCAGGATGCTGACCCCGGCGAAGCCGAGCACGCCATCCGCCATGAAGGCCACGAGGTCGGGGCGGCCGGCTCCGGCTCCGAACGCCGCCCGAGCATTCCGGCCAGGGATCCAAGGCAGGGCGCGGCGGGTTTCGAGGATCCTTACGCTGTCCTGGCCGAGGTCGCCGCGAGCAAGGTCGAAGCCAGGGCCGACAAGGCCCTGCCCCAGCCCCTGGCCGCGACGGGTGCGCCCGGCGCGAAGGGCGACGAGGTGCCGCGCGATCCGTTCGACCCGAATTTCTGGCGCCAGGCGCTGCAGGGCGATCCCGCCGTCAAGCCAGACAGCAGAGCGGTCGCGACAGCCTCGCCGACAACGGCCCCACCTGCGCCTCAGCCCGTGGCCATGCCCATCGCGCCGGCACTGAGGCGGACGGAGCCGGAAGCGGCCCCGGTTCTCGCCCAGGCGAAGGAGGCCGGCGCCGAACAGCCGGGAGCCGTCGCCACCTCGGGCGCGGCGGCGCTGCCGATGAGCCCGCGCAGCGTCGCCCGGCCTGAGCCGGCCCTGAGCGTGAAGCCCGGCGCCGAGCAAACCCCGGCCGACACCGCCGTCGCCAGGGCGATCGCGGCTGCGATCTCAGGCGGCAAGGAGGACAGCCAGCGTCGCGACAGCCCCCAGGTCGATGTCCGCCAGACCGATGAAGGCCTGCTGATCAGCCTGACCGACGACGCCAATTTCGGGATGTTCGCGATCGGCTCGGCCGATCCCCATCAGGAGACGGTCAAGGCCATGCAGCGCATCGCCTCCGTCCTGAACAAGCGCGAGGGTGCGATCATCATTCGCGGCCATACCGATGGGCGGCTCTTCCGCGGCCGGCAGAACGACAATTGGCGGCTCTCGACCGCGCGCGCCCATGCCGCGCAGGATCTGCTGATCCAGGGCGGCATCGACGAGACCCGCATCGAGCATGTCGAGGGCTATGCCAGCCGCAAGCCGCGCGCGGCCGATCCCAACGCAGCGGAAAACCGCCGGATCGAGATCCTCGTCAGAGAGAAGAGGGCATGA
- a CDS encoding MFS transporter, which yields MLVFKPLAERRIALLWGSQLFSATGAEFYMVAVVWIATSLIGRDAGYISALQAGALLAGSLFGGVLTDRWRFKTTMIVTSLIRALLLVVLSVAGMLGLMSLPLLAIVAGLVALATSAYDPALQGTLPVLAPEPRLRHAVNGLFDATRRMARILGPSLIALVNGIVPIGQFFTITAAGFLLSAIGVGRGLKGVEIPPTSTGRGFAAVRDALSGGLRAMRGHAVMRYGLIADLVGNIAWSMGFLLGMALYLRATSADPLTDYSLMMTAYGLGNLGANLVLVSLRPQRPALWLVGSKLIFGAGVMLLPFAPDRAWLMAFAAFAAINGPLENLALLHIMQHDFPPQRLSQVYRLQMCAVFAGSLIGYLAAPVLFGQFGVGVMITAAGAATFVMGVIGLALFARR from the coding sequence ATGCTCGTCTTCAAACCGCTCGCAGAGCGCCGCATCGCCTTGCTGTGGGGCAGCCAGCTGTTCTCCGCGACCGGGGCCGAGTTCTACATGGTCGCGGTGGTGTGGATCGCGACCTCGCTGATCGGGCGCGATGCCGGCTACATCTCGGCGCTGCAGGCGGGAGCGCTGCTCGCAGGCAGCCTGTTCGGCGGCGTCCTGACCGATCGCTGGCGCTTCAAGACGACGATGATCGTAACCAGCCTCATTCGGGCGCTGCTCCTTGTCGTCCTGTCCGTGGCCGGCATGCTCGGCCTGATGAGCCTGCCGCTGCTTGCGATCGTTGCCGGGCTCGTGGCGCTGGCGACCTCGGCCTATGATCCGGCACTGCAGGGCACGCTTCCGGTGCTGGCGCCCGAGCCTCGCTTGCGCCACGCGGTCAACGGGCTCTTCGACGCGACGCGGCGGATGGCGCGCATCCTCGGCCCGAGCCTGATCGCGCTGGTCAACGGCATCGTGCCGATCGGGCAGTTCTTCACGATCACGGCGGCGGGCTTCCTGCTCTCGGCGATCGGCGTCGGGCGCGGCCTGAAAGGCGTCGAGATTCCGCCGACCTCGACCGGACGGGGTTTTGCCGCGGTGAGGGATGCGTTGTCGGGAGGCCTGCGTGCGATGCGTGGGCATGCCGTCATGCGATATGGCCTGATCGCCGATCTCGTCGGCAATATCGCCTGGTCGATGGGTTTCCTGCTCGGCATGGCCTTGTATCTGCGCGCGACCAGCGCCGACCCGCTCACGGATTACAGCTTGATGATGACCGCCTATGGGCTGGGCAATCTCGGCGCGAACCTCGTCCTGGTGAGCCTGCGGCCGCAGCGTCCCGCGCTATGGCTCGTCGGCTCGAAATTGATCTTCGGTGCCGGCGTCATGCTGCTGCCCTTCGCGCCCGACCGTGCCTGGCTGATGGCCTTTGCCGCCTTTGCCGCCATCAACGGCCCGCTCGAAAATCTCGCGCTGCTCCACATCATGCAGCATGATTTTCCGCCGCAGCGCCTCTCGCAGGTCTACCGCCTGCAGATGTGCGCCGTCTTCGCCGGCTCGCTGATCGGCTATCTCGCAGCTCCCGTCCTGTTCGGCCAGTTCGGGGTCGGTGTGATGATCACGGCGGCCGGCGCGGCGACCTTCGTCATGGGCGTCATCGGCCTGGCGCTCTTCGCGCGGCGCTGA
- a CDS encoding transglycosylase SLT domain-containing protein: MPAARAAIPRAIFSLLAISSLASPAVAQTVCEEHMIRVAKAYDIPVGVLYSVGLTESGRRSSLQPYALNIQGRPFFGATKDEALSAFNAARAEGKKLIDIGCMQINHHYHRDQFPSLDAMFEPGLNVEYSAKFLKRLKARHDSWTMAVARYHAGPNNNPAQQRYVCTVIRNMVATGFGQWTDKAKSFCG; this comes from the coding sequence ATGCCCGCAGCAAGGGCCGCGATCCCTCGCGCTATCTTTAGCCTGCTCGCTATCTCTAGCCTGGCCTCGCCGGCGGTCGCGCAGACCGTCTGCGAGGAGCACATGATCCGCGTCGCCAAGGCCTACGACATTCCTGTCGGCGTGCTCTATTCGGTCGGCCTCACCGAGAGCGGCCGGCGCAGCTCGCTGCAGCCCTACGCACTCAATATCCAGGGCCGGCCCTTCTTCGGCGCGACCAAGGATGAGGCCCTGAGCGCCTTCAACGCCGCCCGCGCCGAGGGCAAGAAGCTGATCGATATCGGCTGCATGCAGATCAACCACCATTACCACCGCGATCAGTTCCCCAGCCTCGACGCGATGTTCGAGCCCGGGCTGAATGTCGAATATTCCGCGAAATTCCTGAAGCGCCTGAAGGCGCGCCATGACAGCTGGACGATGGCGGTCGCCCGCTACCACGCCGGGCCCAACAACAATCCGGCCCAGCAGCGCTATGTCTGCACCGTCATCCGCAACATGGTCGCGACCGGTTTCGGCCAATGGACCGACAAAGCCAAGTCGTTTTGCGGCTGA